Proteins encoded within one genomic window of Pygocentrus nattereri isolate fPygNat1 chromosome 7, fPygNat1.pri, whole genome shotgun sequence:
- the nup205 gene encoding nuclear pore complex protein Nup205 encodes MAAQMAVNSGASLWGPLKELWENVEGAIWRKQPESVHLLDLQLKKHKPYFLSLFKNPPKSAEQREKVRKASTEGISIQGQQGSRLLPEQLLAEAFILSDLFDLGELAALELLLAGEHQQPHFPGLTRGLVAILLYWDGKRCVANSLRSLIQSRHGKTFTLDLSADLVNLTTRFTDELMAQGLTKQILNLVSDISVTREFERLQKERGLGNEKHRKEVSDLIKECRQSLAECLFAWTCQSPLSKDDTLSLIGHLETVTAEADGSLDSVNLALVMALLYCLDVSFLEQGTEDRDDLLQAQPLLTEKQYVSAVHNRLVEGQAWKLPSLQAVVRLTWALSLRALSQLPQGAALVEFTEADEVLADQALLGGVFLFLTEGILGSEGFHQEEFYTRRLHALITDFLALMPMKVKQLRNRADEDARLIHMALQMGSEPPSSLRKDLEHLMILIGEFYSKDPFGLELALEFWCPTESLQHTSLTGSFLGVALQRPPHKQVVLSKFVRQMGDLLPATLYIPYLRMLKGLANGPQSSHYCFSLLKTNGAPHGENLQGGVSGSPVSWEHLFHSLMLYHENLRRDVPSADSTQYRHPPIRGITQRELDGLTAFLQLLTTIVTWSENARLALCEHPQWTPVVVMLGLLQCSIQPVLKAQLLHALAAFGKSPEIAASLWQSLEYTQILQTVKAPGQRQAAGIEVELNEIESSCEEYPLTRAFCHLISTLVESSLPVNLGAGLRPPGFQPYLAFLRDAVFLPFPTRAYRRPAEKWEVAEAVLEVFHKLLRDYEPQPADFLQETVELQGEQVPAHKPPGHSLMFHLLNDSPTLSLCLSLLEEGVCQLDTYAPFPGKKQLESAVLHCLSLLDLALQKEVVFMDLLRESQASLLVSPLEQLLQGVSAQSRRADHIINIARYLYHSSSNPEAAYLSAKILRHIARYPNIQTRLVGDFTHDQAVSDKLMAGFVECLDNDEAQEGVEKADDSDPEKCVARIRHEMQIHILNLLITSLELKGPNLALYLLGYEVKKPVSSTNLQDPGVLGCPRSCLHAILSLLQRGSERRSGPILTQQAPHLAELCYQVIYQLCACSDTSGPTMRYLRTSQDFLFSHLKHLPFILPGNEIAALNQMSWLMKTAAIELRVTSLNRQRSHTQRLLNLLLDDQPHMQHADGEMGMDDESKSVSSFLHFDTVSKVRRKLLSVLDAIDFSQEVPEQLQLDFFERTQIEQVISNCEHVNEQGHTVCNVKLLHRVLVAEVNALQGMAAIGQRPLLMEEVNSILQQVVERNRVRCSLSAKRHALQSWRSLVETILTACPTELIPPDQRQLIIRDLLLDLHDKVLSEDAAVELMPVVAGAVFTLTAHLSQSVLSEQQQGAGLEGGSSSGFASIANSALHLILRKLLDFILCTGGGFQRLRAHLYGSLLYYLQIAQKPEEPDTLQTGMSMWERLTAPEDGFSKLQRENLAIIESYGTALMEVVCRDACDGHEIGRMLALAVLDRVLSIDRQSQWLVYLCNSGYLRVLVESLRQDDVALQTLLMPQPPLLKPLYIYESKMALLTRVAKTAQGAVELLCCGLVAQLTECRVFHMLPENESFRVFGQRDPSGFIPSPLERYRQILLPTLRLLQVILTSTTTHHQQGAAQVLQWLIVHSDTIQSILRSQDVSMGSLQELSLLTAIISKTALPGALDLGQEINSAAVLEFQGHIGRFQRQCLSLLVRLAGTERARYLKQIEESVAPGDAAEKREEMEVAMQQICANIMEYCQTLLLLSSAEAQFTLCLFSPSASEPTDMAVPSVSRVPSLGLVLLLLKNSATEFFRYHDSHRQSLGKLQRLEQLAPEELKELCQGLVSGSGGVEKIPSVQRSVLAKRRLVQLVNNRAKLLALCSYIIETCLFVIWRHLEYYLLYCTPSDPKDSLLPGYRDASGGGGLGLSRVSQQDLEQLQNDVANSFTEPLQRKLLEVEGLYSKTHSRHTFIQALTRRIRGLVRHAKS; translated from the exons ACAAGCCGTACTTTCTCTCCCTGTTCAAGAACCCT CCAAAGAGTgcggagcagagagagaaggtgaggaAAGCCAGCACGGAAGGGATTTCTATTCAGGGCCAGCAGGGATCGAGGCTTCTCCCTGAGCAGCTCCTTGCAGAGGCCTTTATCCTCAGTGATCTTTTTGACCTTGGAGAGCTTGCTGCACTGGAGCTGCTGCTGGCAG GAGAGCACCAGCAACCTCATTTTCCTGGGCTAACAAGGGGCCTGGTGGCCATTCTACTCTACTGGGATGGCAAGCGCTGTGTGGCCAACTCTCTACGCTCTCTCATTCAGTCTCGTCACGGCAAGACTTTCACTCTTGACCTTAG TGCGGATTTGGTCAATCTCACCACACGCTTTACAGATGAGCTGATGGCTCAGGGTTTGACTAAGCAAATCCTAAACCTTGTTTCAGACATTAGCGTCACACGAGAATTTGAAAGGCTGCAGAAGGAGCGAGGCCTTGGAAATGAGAAACACAGGAAAGAG GTGTCAGACCTCATCAAAGAGTGCCGACAGTCACTGGCTGAGTGTCTGTTTGCATGGACGTGTCAGTCGCCCCTTAGCAAAGACGATACGCTCTCCTTGATTGGTCATCTGGAGACGGTGACAGCAGAAGCTGATGGATCATTAGATAGTGTGAATCTTGCACTGGTCATGGCTTTGCTCTATTGCCTGGATGTTAGTTTTCTCGAGCAAGGGACTGAAGACAGAgatg ACCTGCTGCAGGCTCAGCCTTTGCTGACAGAGAAGCAGTATGTGTCAGCAGTTCACAATCGTCTGGTGGAGGGTCAGGCATGGAAGCTGCCCAGCCTGCAAGCAGTGGTGCGACTGACCTGGGCACTCTCGCTCAGGGCCCTCTCTCAGCTCCCACAGGGTGCAG CTCTGGTAGAGTTCACAGAGGCAGATGAAGTTCTGGCTGACCAGGCTCTGCTGGGAGGGGTCTTTCTTTTCCTCACAGAGGGTATCCTGGGAAGTGAGGGATTCCACCAAGAGGAGTTCTATACTCGGCGGCTTCATGCCCTCATCACTGATTTCCTGGCTCTCATGCCTATGAAG GTAAAGCAGTTACGTAATCGTGCTGATGAAGATGCTCGACTGATCCACATGGCACTACAGATGGGCAGTGAGCCTCCATCCTCTCTCCGGAAAGACCTGGAACACCTCATGATACTG ATTGGTGAGTTCTACAGTAAGGACCCATTTGGGCTGGAGCTAGCCCTGGAATTTTGGTGTCCAACAGAGTCCCTCCAGCACACCTCCCTTACTGGATCTTTTCTTGGAGTTGCCCTGCAAAGACCTCCTCACAAACAG GTGGTTCTCTCAAAGTTTGTACGTCAGATGGGGGACCTGCTGCCGGCTACTTTGTACATCCCCTATTTGCGTATGCTGAAGGGGCTTGCCAATGGGCCTCAGTCCTCTCACTATTGCTTCAGCCTGCTCAAGACCAATGGAGCACCTCATG GAGAGAACTTGCAGGGTGGTGTATCAGGAAGCCCTGTGTCATGGGAGCACCTGTTCCATTCTCTCATGCTGTACCATGAAAACCTGAGGCGTGACGTCCCCAGTGCGGACTCCACTCAGTACCGACACCCGCCCATCAGAGGTATCACACAGAGAGAATTAGACGGCCTGACTGCCTTCCTCCAGCTGCTCACTACCATCGTCACTTGG AGTGAGAATGCACGACTGGCTCTTTGTGAGCACCCTCAGTGGACTCCTGTGGTAGTGATGCTGGGTTTGCTACAGTGCAGCATACAGCCAGTACTGAAAGCCCAGCTCCTGCATGCCCTCGCTGCCTTCGGCAAGTCCCCTGAGATTGCTGCTTCTCTTTGGCAGTCTTTGGAGTATACACAG ATCCTGCAGACAGTAAAAGCCCCTGGACAGAGACAAGCAGCAGGCATAGAG GTGGAGTTAAATGAGATTGAGTCCAGCTGTGAGGAATACCCTTTGACCCGGGCATTCTGTCACCTGATCAGCACTCTGGTTGAGAGTTCCCTTCCTGTTAATCTAGGGGCGGGACTGCGTCCACCAGGATTCCAGCCCTATTTGGCCTTCCTGCGGGATGCTGTCTTTCTTCCCTTTCCAACACGAGCCTACCGTCGCCCAGCTGAGAAG TGGGAGGTGGCAGAAGCGGTGTTGGAGGTGTTCCACAAACTGTTGCGAGACTATGAGCCTCAGCCTGCAGATTTTCTGCAAGAGACAGTGGAGTTGCAGGGTGAGCAGGTTCCAGCCCACAAGCCCCCAGGGCACAGCCTGATGTTCCACCTGCTCAATGACTCCCCCACCTTGTCCTTGTGCCTCAGCCTGCTGGAGGAAGGCGTCTGCCAACTTGACACTTATGCTCCTTTCCCTG GTAAGAAGCAGTTGGAGTCAGCAGTGCTGCACTGTCTGAGTCTGCTGGATTTGGCCCTGCAGAAGGAGGTGGTGTTCATGGACCTCTTGAGAGAGAGTCAGGCCTCATTGCTGGTCTCTCCACTAGAACAGCTACTACAGGGTGTCAGTGCCCAGAGCAGACGTGCTGACCACATCATTAACATTGCCAG GTACCTGTACCACAGCAGTTCCAACCCTGAGGCTGCGTACCTAAGCGCTAAGATCCTGCGGCACATTGCACGCTATCCCAACATCCAGACCAGACTGGTTGGAGACTTCACCCATGACCAG GCAGTGAGTGACAAGCTGATGGCTGGATTTGTGGAGTGCCTGGATAATgatgaggctcaagaaggtgtagaAAAAGCAGATG ACTCCGACCCAGAGAAGTGTGTGGCCAGAATTCGGCATGAGATGCAGATCCACATTCTTAACCTTTTGATCACCTCTCTGGAGCTAAAAGGTCCTAACTTGGCCCTCTACCTGCTTGGCTATGAGGTCAAGAAACCGGTCTCCTCCACCAACCTACAGGACCCAG GAGTTCTTGGTTGTCCCCGGAGTTGCCTCCACGCAATTCTAAGCTTACTCCAGCGTGGAAGTGAAAGACGTTCTGGACCAATACTGACACAACAGGCTCCACACTTAGCTGAGCTCTGCTATCAG GTGATCTACCAACTGTGTGCATGCTCAGACACTTCTGGCCCTACCATGCGCTATCTGAGGACCAGTCAGGACTTCTTGTTCTCTCATCTGAAGCACTTACCCTTCATCCTGCCAG GGAATGAGATTGCGGCTTTGAACCAGATGTCCTGGCTAATGAAGACTGCAGCCATCGAGCTCAGAGTAACCTCACTGAACCGCCAGCGCTCACACACTCAGAGACTGCTCAACCTTCTGCTGGATGACCAGCCACACATGCAGCATGCAg ATGGGGAAATGGGCATGGATGATGAGAGTAAATCAGTTAGCAGCTTCCTGCATTTTGACACTGTTTCTAAAG TGCGCAGGAAACTCCTGAGTGTTCTGGATGCTATAGACTTCAGTCAAGAGGTGCCTGAGCAACTGCAGCTGGACTTCTTTGAGCGCACTCAGATTGAGCAGGTTATCTCTAACTGTGAACATGTCAACGAGCAAGGACACACGGTCTGCAATGTCAAG TTGCTACACAGAGTGTTGGTTGCAGAGGTCAACGCGCTGCAGGGCATGGCTGCCATTGGGCAACGGCCACTCCTGATGGAG GAGGTGAACTCTATCCTGCAGCAGGTGGTGGAGAGGAACCGGGTGCGGTGCAGTCTGAGCGCTAAGCGGCATGCTCTGCAGAGTTGGAGGAGTCTGGTGGAGACTATCCTCACTGCCTGCCCCACTGAGCTCATCCCTCCTGATCAAAGGCAGCTCATCATCAGAGACCTGCTGCTTGATCTGCATGACAAG GTTTTGTCAGAGGATGCTGCAGTTGAGCTGATGCCAGTAGTTGCGGGGGCAGTGTTCACCTTGACTGCCCACCTCAGCCAGTCAGTGCTGTCTGAGCAACAGCAAGGCGCTGGACTTGAGGGGGGTTCTTCATCAGGGTTTGCCTCCATTGCTAACTCTGCCCTTCATCTTATTCTGCGGAAGCTGCTGGACTTTATCTTGTGCACAG GTGGAGGTTTCCAGCGTCTGCGTGCTCACCTGTATGGCTCTCTGCTCTATTACTTGCAAATCGCCCAGAAACCTGAGGAGCCTGACACGCTGCAAACAG GAATGTCCATGTGGGAGCGACTGACTGCTCCTGAGGATGGCTTCTCTAAGCTTCAGAGAGAGAACTTGGCCATCATTGAGAGCTACGGCACTGCCCTGATGGAGGTGGTTTGCAGAGATGCTTGTGATGGACATGAAATAGGCAGG ATGTTGGCTCTGGCTGTGCTGGACCGGGTTTTGTCTATAGACAGGCAGAGCCAGTGGCTGGTCTATCTGTGTAACAGTGGCTACTTGCGAGTGCTGGTGGAGAGCCTGCGGCAGGATGATGTTGCACTGCAAACTCTGCTTATGCCCCAGCCACCCCTGCTCAAACCCTTATACATCTATGAGTCCAAGATG GCGTTGCTGACCCGTGTGGCTAAGACAGCACAGGGGGCTGTGGAGCTATTGTGTTGTGGGCTTGTGGCTCAACTGACTGAGTGCAGAGTGTTCCACATGCTGCCTGAGAACGAGTCATTcag AGTGTTTGGTCAGAGGGACCCTTCAGGGTTCATCCCCAGCCCTCTGGAGCGATACAGACAGATTCTGCTGCCAACACTCAGACTCCTGCAGGTCATTCTGACCTCCACCACCACGCACCACCAACAGGGGGCAGCACAG GTGCTTCAGTGGCTGATCGTGCATTCAGACACTATTCAGTCTATCCTGCGCAGTCAGGATGTGAGTATGGGATCATTACAAGAACTTTCTCTCCTCACAGCCATCATCAGCAAGACAGCACTACCAG gaGCTTTGGATTTGGGGCAAGAAATCAACAGTGCAGCCGTGCTAGAATTCCAAGGACACATTGGCAGATTCCAG CGTCAGTGCCTTTCTCTGCTTGTACGTCTGGCTGGCACTGAACGTGCTCGCTACCTGAAGCAAATAGAGGAGAGTGTTgcccctggtgatgctgcagagAAGAGGGAGGAGATGGAGGTTGCCATGCAACAG ATCTGTGCTAATATTATGGAGTACTGCCAGACGCTGCTCTTGCTAAGCTCAGCTGAAGCCCAGTTCACTCTCTGCCTCTTCAGCCCCTCAGCCAGTGAACCAACAG ACATGGCAGTGCCGTCAGTGTCTCGGGTACCGAGCCTGGGTTTGGTTCTGCTCCTGCTGAAGAACAGTGCAACAGAATTTTTTCGATACCATGACAGCCACAGACAGAGTCTGGGCAAGCTTCAGAGGCTGGAACAGCTCGCCCCAGAGGAGCTTAAAGAG ctGTGCCAGGGCCTGGTGTCTGGATCAGGTGGAGTGGAGAAGATCCCGTCTGTGCAGAGGAGTGTGCTGGCCAAACGCCGTCTTGTTCAGCTTGTGAACAACCGTGCCAAGCTGCTGGCTCTCTGCTCCT ACATCATTGAGACTTGCCTGTTTGTGATCTGGCGCCACCTAGAGTACTACCTCCTCTACTGCACTCCGAGTGATCCCAAAGACTCCTTGCTTCCAGGATACAGAG ATGCCAGTGGGGGTGGAGGCCTTGGCTTGTCCAGAGTCAGCCAACAGGATCTGGAACAG ttgcAGAACGATGTGGCGAACAGCTTCACTGAGCCCTTACAGAGGAAGCTCCTGGAGGTAGAGGGGCTCTATAGCAAAACCCACTCTCGCCACACCTTCATCCAGGCTCTGACACGGAGGATCCGCGGCCTCGTGCGCCATGCCAAAAGTTAG
- the fgd4a gene encoding FYVE, RhoGEF and PH domain-containing protein 4a isoform X6: MMKPKHSHTDSRREGSPLKQPVRTPKSSPVHNSGQKQPEPKEQLPDSSTVSPDHADGHSTNGVLAQMDRESGESVQCTDGQPLLNGDVGEQIVDGDIDLSHSLIETGQREESANEAGSENEASKEDKSMEHKETNEQKLYKIANELLQTEKAYVARLNLLDQVFCAKLMEEAGKGTFPVDVVKNIFSNISSINAFHSQFLLPDLEKRMGEWESTPRIGDILQKLTPFLKMYAEYVRNFDKAMELLKQWTDRSPQFKALIQDIQKQEVCGSLTLQHHMLEPVQRVPRYEMLLKDYLKKLPQDHVDHRDAEKSLEIIAMAATHSNTAIRKSENLKKLLEIYEMLGEEEDIVNASNEFIKEGHILKLAARNTSAMDRYLFLFNNMLLYCVPKFSLVGQKFTVRTRIGIDGMKVTETYNEDYPHTFQVSGKERTLELQASSEQDKEDWIKAFQETIEIFHQKNETFKTASKEVEEVSISELGKRAPRWIRDNEVTMCMKCREPFNALTRRRHHCRACGYVVCWKCSDNKAPLEYDGNKMNKVCRDCYSILTGHTESEEKEGKKKGILEIEAAQFSGSSIMYGFLQYCEKNKPWQKVWCVIPQKEALVLYLYGAPQDVKAQSTIPLLGYSVDDTTRPADPPASFRLTQSKSVHSFAAENEELKQRWLKVIRVAVTGEVPECLPPVEPHGTEGSHEPSSESI, encoded by the exons GCAGCTGCCAGACTCCAGCACAGTCAGCCCTGACCATGCTGACGGCCACTCCACCAACGGGGTGTTAGcccagatggacagagagagtggagaaagcGTACAGTGCACAGACGGGCAGCCACTGCTGAACGGAGATGTTGGGGAGCAGATCGTGGACGGGGACATAGATCTGTCTCACAGTCTGATTGAGACAGGTCAGAGAGAAGAGAGCGCGAACGAGGCCGGGAGTGAGAATGAGGCCAGTAAGGAAGATAAGAGTATggagcacaag GAGACCAATGAGCAGAAGCTGTATAAGATTGCTAATGAGCTCCTGCAGACAGAAAAGGCCTATGTGGCTCGACTCAACTTGTTAGACCAG GTGTTCTGTGCCAAGCTGATGGAGGAGGCAGGGAAAGGCACATTCCCTGTGGATGTGGTGAAGAACATCTTCTCGAATATCTCCTCTATCAATGCCTTCCACAGCCAGTtcctcctcccagacctggagaAACGCATGGGAGAATG GGAGTCGACACCTCGCATTGGTGACATCCTGCAGAAGCTTACCCCCTTTCTGAAGATGTATGCTGAGTATGTGAGGAACTTTGATAAAGCCATGGAGCTGCTGAAACAGTGGACAGACCGCTCACCTCAATTCAAAGCCCTCATTCAGGACATCCAG AAGCAGGAGGTCTGTGGTAGTCTAACTCTGCAGCACCATATGTTGGAGCCTGTGCAGAGAGTGCCTAGATATGAGATGCTCCTCAAAGACTATCTGAAGAAGCTCCCTCAGGACCACGTGGACCACAGGGATGCTGAAA agtccTTGGAAATTATTGCCATGGCAGCCACTCATTCCAACACTGCCATTCGCAAATCC GAGAACTTGAAGAAATTACTGGAGATCTATGAGATGctgggggaggaggaggatatAGTGAATGCCTCTAATGAATTTATTAAGGAGGGCCACATTCTCAAACTGGCAGCCAGGAACACCTCAGCCATGGACAGATATCTCTTTCTG TTCAACAACATGCTGCTGTACTGCGTTCCCAAGTTCAGCCTGGTGGGGCAGAAGTTCACAGTACGTACGCGAATTGGAATTGATGGGATGAAAGTGACAGAGACATACAACGAGGATTACCCCCATACTTTCCAGGTGTCGGGCAAGGAGCGTACTCTCGAGCTGCAGGCCAG CTCTGAGCAAGATAAAGAGGACTGGATAAAG GCATTCCAGGAAACAATAGAGATCTTTCACCAAAAGAATGAGACGTTTAAAACAGCATCTAAAGAAGTGGAGGAAGTGTCG ATATCAGAGCTGGGGAAGCGTGCCCCTCGCTGGATTCGAGACAACGAGGTGACGATGTGTATGAAGTGCAGAGAAcccttcaatgctctcactcgCAGGAGACATCACTGTCGAGCCTGTGGTTAT GTTGTGTGCTGGAAGTGCTCAGACAATAAGGCTCCTCTGGAATATGATGGGAATAAGATGAACAAGGTGTGTCGAGACTGTTATTCCATCCTAACAGGCCACacagagagtgaggagaaagaGGGCAAGAAGAAAGGCATTCTGGAG ATTGAAGCAGCTCAGTTTTCTGGCAGTAGTATAATGTATGGCTTCCTGCAGTACTGTGAGAAAAATAAGCCCTGGCAGAAGGTCTGGTGTGTCATCCCTCAAAAAGAAGCTTTAGTGCTATATCTGTATGGAGCACCACAG GACGTTAAAGCCCAGTCCACGATCCCATTGCTGGGGTACTCTGTGGACGACACCACGCGGCCAGCAGACCCTCCAGCTAGCTTTCGTCTGACACAGTCGAAGTCTGTGCACAGCTTTGCAGCAGAGAACGAAGAGCTGAAGCAGCGCTGGCTCAAAGTGATCCGGGTGGCTGTGACGGGCGAGGTGCCGGAATGCCTGCCACCTGTAGAACCCCATGGGACAGAGGGCAGTCATGAACCCAGCTCAGAGAGCATCTGA